A stretch of Telopea speciosissima isolate NSW1024214 ecotype Mountain lineage chromosome 11, Tspe_v1, whole genome shotgun sequence DNA encodes these proteins:
- the LOC122645617 gene encoding probable mannitol dehydrogenase, with protein MSKSPEDEHPRKAFGWAARDPSGVLSPFRFSRRATGDDDVTFKVLYCGICHSDLHFIKNEWGFSTYPMVPGHEIVGIATEVGSKVKRFKVGDKVGVGCNIGACHSCDNCTKDLESYCPKVILTYSSTYYDGTTNYGGYSDIMVVNERYAVLFPDNLPLDAGAPLLCAGITVYSPLKYYGLSEPGMHLGVVGLGGLGHMAVKFAKAFGLKVTVISTSPSKEKEAIERLGADSFLVSRDQVQMQEAMGTLDGIIDTVSAHHPLLPLISLLKSHGKLVMVGAPEKPLEVPVFPLLVGRKLIAGSATGGMKETQEMVDFAGKHNITADIEVIPMDYVNTAFERLLKADVKYRFVIDIANTLNAA; from the exons ATGTCGAAATCGCCTGAAGATGAGCACCCAAGGAAGGCCTTTGGATGGGCAGCTAGGGACCCGTCCGGTGTCCTCTCTCCATTTAGATTCTCACGAAG GGCAACGGGAGATGATGATGTGACCTTCAAAGTATTGTACTGCGGGATCTGCCACTCCGACCTTCACTTCATCAAGAACGAATGGGGTTTCTCCACCTATCCAATGGTTCCTGG GCACGAGATTGTGGGAATAGCAACAGAGGTAGGAAGCAAGGTAAAAAGATTCAAAGTGGGAGATAAGGTAGGTGTTGGTTGCAATATTGGGGCTTGTCATTCCTGTGATAACTGCACCAAGGACTTAGAGAGCTACTGCCCCAAAGTCATCCTCACCTATAGCTCAACTTATTATGATGGAACTACCAACTATGGAGGCTACTCCGATATAATGGTTGTCAATGAGCGGTACGCCGTGTTGTTTCCGGATAACCTGCCACTCGATGCCGGTGCACCCTTACTTTGTGCAGGGATTACAGTGTACAGCCCATTGAAATATTATGGATTAAGTGAGCCTGGTATGCATTTGGGTGTTGTAGGGCTTGGTGGGCTTGGGCATATGGCTGTGAAATTTGCCAAGGCTTTTGGGTTGAAGGTGACTGTGATTAGCACATCTCCtagcaaagaaaaggaagcaattGAACGTCTTGGTGCTGATTCGTTTTTGGTCAGTCGTGATCAAGTTCAGATGCAG GAAGCCATGGGCACTCTTGATGGAATTATTGATACAGTTTCGGCCCATCATCCTCTTCTACCATTGATTAGTCTACTAAAATCTCATGGGAAGCTTGTCATGGTGGGTGCACCAGAGAAGCCGCTGGAAGTACCTGTCTTTCCTTTGCTAGTGG GAAGGAAGCTTATAGCTGGAAGTGCCACTGGGGGAATGAAGGAGACACAAGAAATGGTTGATTTTGCAGGAAAACACAACATAACAGCAGACATCGAGGTTATTCCAATGGATTATGTCAACACCGCATTTGAGCGACTTCTTAAGGCTGATGTCAAATACCGATTTGTCATCGACATAGCAAACACATTGAATGCTGCATAA